The Sebastes fasciatus isolate fSebFas1 chromosome 22, fSebFas1.pri, whole genome shotgun sequence genome includes the window ACCAGATTATTTGGGCAAAGCGATGATTAGAGGGACATTTGGACAGACCTAATGGGCACTTTACTGACAAGAAGGGTATTTGGACAGACAACAGAGGCAATAAGGCCAACAGGGGCATTTTTGGCAACCAGATGGGTTCTTGTACTGACAAGAAAGATGCTGTATGTGGGCTGACCAAAAAGGCACCAGGTGGGCCAGAGGTACTTTTGGACAGACCTAATGGGTACTTGACTGTCAAGAAGGGTATTTTGGATGACAACAGGGGTAGTTTTTTCCCACCTAAAGGCATTTTGGCCAACCAAAATGGTACTTGAGCTGAGAAGAATGTCATTATGGCTGACCTGAGAAGCACTTGGTCCTCCTAGGTTGGGGCATTTGAACTGACCAGGCTGGCTCTTGGACTGACAAGAGGGGTACTTGGACAGACCAGAAGGGTGTTTGGACTGACCCCATTAAGGCCAACCCCAGGGGAATTTCGGCCAACCAGATGGGTTCTTGTGTTGACAATGAAGGTGCTGTACGAGGTCTGACCAAAAGGGCATTTGGGCCAACCACAAAGGAGGGGTACTTGGGATAACTACAGGGGCATTCTGGGCCCACAAAAGCATTTGGGCCAATCAAAGGGGCACTTGTGCTAACCAGAGGGCTACTTGAGTCAACTAGGTTGACCAGAAGGGCACCTGGATTACCCACAGAGGCATTTAGTATAGTAagtatagactgtatattatATGCAGTGTGTGTTATATTTTCATTCTTGTGGCAACTTTACATTCAgactatatttttttttacatttattaggTTCCGTCTCCTCACCGGACATAGATATTTCCAAAGTCAGCAATGGAGTGCTGTTAGAGTGTAAATCTAAAGGCTGGTATCCAAAGCCTGAGGTGTTGTGGCTGGACGGTGAGGGaaacctcctctctgctggaccTCCAGAGACAGTCAGACGTCCTGATGACCTCTATACTGTCAGCAGCAGAGTGACTGTGGAGAAGAGACACAacaacagcttcacctgtagaGTCCAACAGAAGAACACCAACCAGACCAGAGAGGCACATGTCCATCTGCCAGGTagaagttattttttatgagttattgatgtTACCACTTTGTTAACGATAGTTGAAGTTTTATAAACACatctattatttgttttataatttcaGCTGATCTATTTATGGTTCAGTGCAATTCTGATGTTCGCATCACCATCATCTTGGCAGTGTGCATTGTGCCTATTGTTGTCTTCATCGTGTGGAAATTGAGACTAAACAAAACCAGTAAGTCGCAACTTCATTGTTCTTTTGAAACCTGATGTGATCTTAACCTTCACACAATCCATTGCAATCATGGAACATACAACTTGTTGGGTATTATCCCACTTATACCCTGGCAACTTGTCAACAAAATGCCACATGTCctcaaattcaaaatatattttactcaTATAATTCTGATCTCACATCAAGCTAACCACAAAGGAGTTTGCGAGTCAGGAGTTCTAAACAATGGCGACACTGCATAAACAAAACAGGTTTTAACTTCAAACTAAACACCTTTTCTGTTCACACAGAAACCACAAACAGCAGCATAGAACTTCAGCTTCTGAATGAGGGAGAAGGTGACAGAGAGAAGCTCATGACAAAAAGTGAGAAAATTACCTATTTGGACAAGACAAAGGCAAAACTTGATGAGGACTTGCGGAGGAATGAGGGAGAATTGCAACATGTACAACACGTGATTATAACATTTATGAACCAGAAGAAGGATCTGAAGGATCAGAGAGAGAAACTCATCTCACTACATCAGGAAGACAAGACACAGATAAAAGAGATCAAGAAGAAGAACACCCGAACAAcggacaaagaaaaaaaaatgcaaaagcgTGAAAAGACCAAAGAGGATCTGGAGAGGAGAAAGACAGAACATGAGGAACTGTTACAGAACACAGATAAACTACTGGAGACAACAGAGGGGATGAttattaaaatgacagaaaggaAGGGGAAactagagagagataaagagcaaataaataaacacctgaaagagacggagagacagacggaggagATTCAGAGGAAACTTCAGCTGGatcagtcagagagagaagaggacaaAAATAATCCATCATCCAATGATCCTTTATGATTGTTTCACTTGATATTTAGTTAAAATCACATAATttgtaaacatttataaaatcgGATTCATTAATTTTAGATCCCTAGTATCATCAGTTTAAGCAATCTGACTGTCTGTTCCACACaagatgaaataaataaatgaataaacctCTATGATGATGTGACAGACCATATATCTACTTAAAGACACTTTACACCTCTAAGTGTATTATAAATATTGTTcactaatgattataataactCTACAAATGACTTCTtaaagactttatttcttcatacaatgaaaaaaaaaacaataaagtacAGTGAATGTATTGAATAAAACACCACACCAAAGGACAGTGAGGGTCTTGTATGCACTGAGAGGGACGTGACTCATCTTGTTTAACCATAACTGATCTCCATTTCTATTTTGTTTACGCTAATATTGACTCCTCAAAAAACATGATGAGTTTCTCTACTAACAGAAATGTTTTGTTGCTGCCATGGAGACTTGTAAAGGGCCCATCAGCCTCGTATGTCTGATAGTTTGTGTGTGGTTTACGTCTAAGAAGTGTGAATTATCACcagctaaaaacaaaacatagagCAAGATATAAAGCACGCACGCCTTTTCAAAATAGGTCATACATTCATCTGTGGCTTTCAACCTTTTCTGCTTGTGACGAAGTCTGATGACCACCGCAAGTGGTAACAGAACTGTGAAACCTATTCTAGCTATTTAATCTAACGAAGGCTGCcacatttgtttgtgttgctcaAAGTTTTACTGAAAAGTCCaaataaaactgttaaataaCAAGTACACAGGCCATTGACTGATAGAAAGACCAAAGTCATTCATTAAACTCATTATTCTCAGTCAGttactcttttgttttgttcaggTTGACAGCTACACTCACATATGAGTGCTTATTTCTGTGTAACTCTGACTTTCCCACAGTGAAGTAgtcccaccagcagcagcagtagagcCACCATTAAAATGGTGAAAACGGTCCTTAGGATGAGGTAAATATGACAAGAGTGATCTGAGGAGGGACGAGTCTCGAGTCTGTGATCTGCTGCAAAGACACAGAAAAAACAGGTGTTTCAATGCattatgtgttgcttttaacatAGAATGAATTGTTTGATAAAGCTTTTTATAACAAAGAGGACACATAAATAGAAAACCTCAGTCCATCTGCACCAAACATACTACAGTGTTAAATAGTGTTATAATGTGGTGAAAATAGGGGGGGTACACAGAATAGCCCTTTTCCACCCTAacaggaaaaggaggagaaactGAGGAGATAAATGAGACACACCTGTGAGGTTGGGGAAGGGGAAATCAGTTCAATCAACTAAAGCAGCATGGAGGAGAACAGACAGAGGAGTGAGAGTGGATAAAAGAGGAACTAATCTCAGTTGAATTCAGGATACCTTTGTAACTAAAGCAAAACAGTGACATATATGAAGTTAAACTGAGCAGCAAAGGAG containing:
- the LOC141760834 gene encoding butyrophilin subfamily 2 member A1-like encodes the protein MIHMKDRLLLNPQLSDFSELVLHHIVVLLLLTHSCGGQSQVIGTSQPIVAMVGNDIILPCHLDTGVDATDRTVEWARPDLDPSFVFLRRDKREFHLEEHPLYMGRTSLSANNLKCGDISLKLSKVKLSDAGSYRCLVPKSIEFVVELTVGSVSSPDIDISKVSNGVLLECKSKGWYPKPEVLWLDGEGNLLSAGPPETVRRPDDLYTVSSRVTVEKRHNNSFTCRVQQKNTNQTREAHVHLPADLFMVQCNSDVRITIILAVCIVPIVVFIVWKLRLNKTKTTNSSIELQLLNEGEGDREKLMTKSEKITYLDKTKAKLDEDLRRNEGELQHVQHVIITFMNQKKDLKDQREKLISLHQEDKTQIKEIKKKNTRTTDKEKKMQKREKTKEDLERRKTEHEELLQNTDKLLETTEGMIIKMTERKGKLERDKEQINKHLKETERQTEEIQRKLQLDQSEREEDKNNPSSNDPL